In Pirellulales bacterium, one DNA window encodes the following:
- a CDS encoding NAD(+)/NADH kinase: MPQSRPRVIVLALGQKPKIAKEAQRLRPLVEQVADIVLFDLEFQADLSKVEADFAIVMGGDGSILRAAHQMGYRQLPILGVNLGKLGFLADLSPGELLSVLPQVCSGHCKVSEHLMFECRVLRAGKVFKHMLGLNEVCILAGKPFCILDVNLYVDAELVTTYSCDGLIVATPIGSTAHSLSSGGPILRKDLQAFVFLPISPHTLSNRPVVDSAERVFELAVTEPHAGTAVVVDGLELCGLAAEDRVRVERAEPKFQLIEVPGRSYYRTLREKLGWGGRLRSDDKRSYDE, translated from the coding sequence GTGCCTCAATCTCGCCCCCGTGTCATCGTTTTGGCCTTGGGACAAAAGCCCAAGATCGCCAAGGAAGCGCAACGGCTTCGCCCGCTGGTGGAGCAAGTGGCAGACATTGTTTTGTTCGATTTAGAATTCCAGGCCGATCTGTCGAAGGTTGAAGCCGATTTCGCCATTGTCATGGGAGGCGACGGTTCTATTCTCCGAGCCGCCCACCAAATGGGTTACCGGCAGCTTCCCATTCTCGGAGTCAATTTAGGGAAGCTGGGTTTCCTGGCGGACCTGTCGCCAGGTGAACTTTTGAGCGTGCTGCCACAGGTTTGCTCAGGCCACTGCAAGGTTTCAGAGCATTTGATGTTCGAATGCCGCGTGTTGCGGGCGGGCAAAGTGTTCAAGCACATGCTGGGGCTAAATGAAGTTTGCATTCTTGCCGGCAAACCGTTTTGCATTCTCGACGTGAACCTTTACGTTGACGCAGAATTGGTAACCACCTATAGTTGCGACGGCTTGATCGTGGCCACGCCGATCGGCTCTACGGCGCACAGCCTGTCATCGGGTGGACCGATTTTACGGAAAGATTTGCAAGCATTTGTGTTCCTGCCGATCAGTCCGCACACGCTTAGCAATCGTCCGGTGGTCGATTCAGCCGAACGGGTGTTCGAGCTCGCCGTAACAGAGCCTCATGCGGGCACTGCGGTTGTGGTCGATGGCTTGGAATTGTGCGGTTTGGCTGCGGAAGATCGGGTGCGTGTGGAACGCGCCGAGCCGAAGTTTCAGTTAATTGAAGTGCCAGGCCGCAGTTACTACCGCACCTTGCGAGAAAAGCTCGGCTGGGGCGGGCGGCTGCGGTCGGATGACAAACGCTCATATGATGAGTGA
- the dxs gene encoding 1-deoxy-D-xylulose-5-phosphate synthase, whose product MNTLLSSIHSPHDLVQLTEAQLEQLAQEMREALCNLVSSRTAHFASNLGVVELCLALHTVFDFSRDRLIWDTGHQIYPHKLVTGRYEQFHTIRSKGGLMGYPNPQESPYDLFMTGHAGCSVSTALGLKSGDELLGHSERYSVAVIGDGAFPSGIVFEAMNNAAGLKKKLLVILNDNQMSICPRVGGLAAYLDHLRMNPSYSGLKHRVVSLLNKIPVLGDPVERLLGQIKDSLKAGLHGGMLFEELGFRYVGPVDGHNIAMLRRYLKMVKDVDGPVLLHVFTEKGHGFQPAAADPVYFHTPAPFERSAEKVIAIKSSTMKAYTDIASQAVYRQLEQNPRATVITAAMCQGNKLEAVRDAFPQRFFDVGICESHAVAFAAGQAKAGLRPIIDIYSTFLQRSYDQLFQEVALQNLPVTFLLDRAGLTGPDGPTHHGCFDLGYLRLLPNMLVLAPGDAVDLPPMLEFALSFPGPVAIRYPKATAEDAGTFCRAEISDRMPVELARGEVFEWGRDGIMLACGTLLTHCLNAAETLRAEGLDIGVVNMRFVKPLDTEVVSKALESSPFVLTVEEAALTGGFGSAVLETAADAGLNAAHVTRCGIPDRFIEHGERAELLASLGLDANGLARTCRELAQRAGVLGESANRAG is encoded by the coding sequence AGCCTTGTGCAATTTGGTTTCCAGCCGCACGGCGCATTTTGCTTCGAATTTAGGCGTGGTTGAGCTGTGCCTGGCGCTGCATACGGTGTTCGATTTCAGCCGCGATCGACTGATTTGGGACACCGGCCACCAAATTTATCCACACAAGCTCGTCACCGGACGCTACGAGCAGTTCCACACCATTCGCAGCAAGGGAGGCCTGATGGGTTACCCCAACCCTCAGGAAAGCCCCTACGATTTGTTCATGACCGGGCATGCCGGCTGCAGCGTTTCGACGGCCTTGGGCCTCAAAAGCGGCGATGAACTGTTGGGCCATAGCGAGCGATACAGCGTTGCCGTGATTGGCGATGGCGCGTTCCCCTCCGGCATTGTGTTTGAAGCAATGAACAATGCCGCCGGCCTCAAGAAAAAGCTGCTTGTCATTCTTAACGACAACCAAATGTCGATCTGCCCACGCGTGGGTGGGTTAGCGGCATATCTCGATCATCTGCGGATGAATCCGTCCTACTCCGGGTTGAAGCACCGGGTGGTCAGCCTGCTCAATAAAATTCCGGTGTTGGGCGATCCGGTGGAGCGGCTGCTCGGGCAGATTAAAGATTCCTTGAAGGCCGGCTTGCACGGTGGAATGTTATTCGAAGAACTGGGCTTTCGTTATGTTGGCCCGGTCGATGGGCATAATATCGCCATGCTGAGGCGGTATTTGAAAATGGTGAAAGATGTGGATGGCCCCGTGCTGTTGCACGTATTTACCGAAAAAGGCCACGGCTTTCAGCCCGCCGCCGCCGATCCGGTTTACTTCCACACGCCGGCTCCGTTTGAACGGTCGGCGGAAAAAGTCATCGCCATTAAATCCAGCACGATGAAGGCATACACCGACATTGCCAGCCAGGCGGTATATCGGCAGTTGGAGCAAAATCCGCGGGCGACCGTGATCACCGCGGCAATGTGCCAGGGAAACAAGCTGGAAGCCGTGCGAGATGCCTTCCCGCAGCGGTTTTTCGATGTTGGCATTTGCGAATCGCACGCCGTGGCTTTCGCTGCTGGACAGGCAAAAGCCGGCTTGCGGCCAATCATCGATATTTACAGCACGTTCCTGCAACGCAGTTACGATCAACTGTTCCAGGAAGTGGCGCTGCAAAATCTGCCCGTGACGTTCTTGCTAGATCGCGCCGGTTTGACCGGACCCGACGGGCCCACGCATCATGGCTGTTTCGATTTGGGATACCTGCGATTGTTGCCTAACATGTTGGTGTTGGCTCCCGGCGATGCAGTCGATTTGCCCCCCATGTTGGAATTTGCGCTTTCGTTCCCCGGTCCTGTCGCAATCCGTTATCCCAAAGCAACGGCTGAAGATGCCGGGACATTTTGCCGTGCGGAAATTTCGGATCGAATGCCTGTCGAATTGGCTCGGGGCGAAGTATTCGAATGGGGCCGCGATGGCATCATGCTGGCCTGCGGTACGTTGTTGACCCACTGTCTGAACGCCGCCGAGACGTTGCGAGCCGAGGGTTTGGATATTGGCGTCGTCAACATGCGGTTTGTTAAGCCGCTGGATACCGAAGTGGTGTCCAAAGCCCTCGAAAGTAGTCCGTTTGTGCTCACGGTAGAGGAGGCCGCATTGACTGGCGGATTTGGCAGCGCCGTGTTGGAAACGGCCGCCGACGCCGGATTGAACGCGGCCCACGTTACGCGCTGCGGCATTCCCGATCGATTTATTGAACACGGCGAGCGCGCCGAACTATTGGCGAGCTTGGGGCTCGATGCCAACGGCCTGGCGCGCACGTGCCGCGAATTGGCCCAGCGCGCCGGCGTGTTGGGCGAGTCTGCCAATCGCGCAGGCTAA